The Lujinxingia sediminis genome contains a region encoding:
- a CDS encoding O-methyltransferase: MSTSTIFLDDNILSYLRHFSMREPSRFKRCRHDTSELPMGSMQIAPEQGQFLHMLLQVMGARRALEIGSFTGYSGLWLASALPEDGCLVACEVNEKWASQARHCWEDAGLMKRIELHVEPARETLERLLQRDAQNTFDFIFIDADKEPLDHYYEAALKLVRPGGLVAVDNVLWGGKVADSSVHDPDTTAIRALNEKIHSDERIDLSVVPIGDGMALCRKRST; the protein is encoded by the coding sequence ATGAGCACGTCTACGATCTTCCTCGACGACAACATCCTCTCCTACCTGCGCCACTTCTCGATGCGCGAGCCCAGCCGCTTTAAGCGCTGCCGCCATGACACCTCGGAGCTGCCCATGGGCAGCATGCAGATCGCCCCGGAACAGGGCCAATTTCTGCATATGCTCCTTCAGGTCATGGGAGCACGCCGTGCCCTTGAGATTGGGAGCTTCACCGGCTACAGCGGCCTCTGGCTGGCCAGCGCTCTTCCCGAAGACGGCTGCCTGGTCGCCTGCGAGGTCAACGAGAAATGGGCCTCCCAGGCGCGCCACTGCTGGGAGGACGCCGGCCTGATGAAGCGCATTGAGCTGCACGTCGAGCCCGCGCGTGAGACCCTGGAGCGCCTCCTTCAGCGCGACGCCCAGAACACCTTCGATTTCATCTTCATCGACGCCGACAAAGAGCCGCTGGATCACTACTACGAAGCCGCCCTCAAGCTGGTCCGGCCCGGGGGGCTGGTCGCCGTCGACAACGTACTCTGGGGTGGAAAGGTCGCCGACTCGTCGGTGCACGACCCCGACACAACCGCCATCCGCGCGCTCAACGAGAAGATCCACAGCGATGAACGCATCGACTTAAGCGTGGTGCCCATCGGCGACGGCATGGCTCTGTGCCGCAAACGTAGCACCTGA